The Lactuca sativa cultivar Salinas chromosome 2, Lsat_Salinas_v11, whole genome shotgun sequence genome includes the window CAGAGATTTTGCTTCATTTCCAGCttattcaaggtaaaaagcttgaaccttgacTTATCATTTGTTAGATCTCCTTTAAGGCTTGAATCTTTCCATTTTGGGGCATTTCTAAGCCACCTTCGGGTTTAGAACATATTGTAGAGTGTTAACTTCAGATATGGAACCATTGAGGATTCCCATTGCATAAAGGTGttaactttatggccatgggagtcccatgcatcaGATAAACCCCATTTTAATGCCATTTGAGCCAAATCCCCCATGCATGGACGTCAAGTTCGTAGCTTTACGTgtaatatggaccctaggaggttagatctatgctTTGGATGCAATGAGCCCAACGAAAATCGACTGTATGGTCATGGACATTGGGGGACTCGGGGattcgttcttgggactcggcgagtcaggtaatGGTTCCCTAACCTTTTCTGTTTCTGAGGAAtctggttgagtctagaagaggactcaacaagatggacatgattatggacttgaagatcgaaggactcgatgagttcaatgatgaactcggtgagttcaaggcaatgtcccaactatacgaagatggactcgacgagtcaaggactAAACACTCCAACTCGTATGAAGCtagactcgacaagttcaaggatgaactcggcgagtcatgagcAAAAGGTCCCGATTCTGTGTAAGGGAAACTCGAAGAGTTCttgaaagactcgacgagtaggatcgaagtTCTTGAAGTTTGTGGattaagggactcgacaagttggtggaccaactcggtgagGTGAGTCAagtagatgttgactttgaccaaagttgactttaaccaaggttttgaccttgactttaacttggacttgagttgacccttgaaagggttatgagtatgaaatggtaattaagaaaggttgttgtgtaggagtttgaggatTTTAGAAAAGTTGATCCCAGTACCGAGGAAAGTGCAGATACTACacaacattgaggtgagttaccttccagtagaggtgggtctactgccacaatgttggcccaccagtaggagtgttgatagatgattgtctttgtgataattatttaggtttgctactacctgatgtgtcttatgtgctagcatgatatgttatatgtgatagtggtagtaggaggggaataatcccaagttcggtcgttaggatcaaagggtaggtcaagcaccctagatatgcctgacgatatgattatgatatgttattgtgtggtagtAGTAAGGGGTGAAAGAGTCCTCATAGCCTGTTGAGATAGACCggcgggtaggtcggcaccccagaatggcctgacatgggtaggtcagcaccccagaactgcttgacaggggtaggttgggcaccccagaATCGCTCGACAGTATgtatattatatggtatgtggtataatgggggaactcattaagctttgtgcttactgttttTAGTTTTGCTTTCAGATACCTCTgcgtcaaaggggaaggagccgacagggtagcagcgcatcgcacacacatgatttccgtaTTTGAGAtccctgggattgtactctaacattattactatttgatgatatgatttttgAGACATGTGACTGTGATTTTATGGTTTGATATGATATCGATGATGTTTTTCCATGAACtattttataagtaacataattcaaaacaaaatttccGGTCTTGGTTTtgtgatgttacaagttggtatcagagctttggtttgagggattcggacacaccttcgggggtgtctggactcaaagcgagggcttgaaagatttttacaagaaaatagttttctaaaatttaaaaataaggagttttgagaaagaacaaggtgtgtgatgcatgcgaccagccgagctcaagtaagttttccccaagatacccatacatgttatgttatgttatattatatgattatgagaactatatgctagattaaggctaaggatctaggaaggatgccttatatgcctaatGTATGAGTGTTGGGGTACAAAGTTTTCCTTGAATGATTttgtaatgtttgacttttgtaaaacccacttgcatgtggagtattagccttgtgacacatgagagatagagagtgagagagagacatgtaaacacctctataaatagtgggttcataccacttgtagaggtgtgcttgagagatgtaaaaatgagtgtgtaagtgtatgttatttatgtagtctagatctagatcctttttgtgtaacaccatatacaataaatacatctcttgaacacccaaatcaccatgttcattgtgcaatctttaattccgcatgccaaaccatgttcttatgtcactacaattggtatcagagcgactCTTCAAGATCAACGTGATTTTTTGAAAAACGATTCTCGGTTTCGCAATATTTGTCACAATTTGAGCAATTTATGGcaagtctctctctatgatctctcttaatctcTTTGATTCGTGCGTTacattcttgaaattttgatcaTTTTGACTCGTTGaatcattttttaaaaaaacccACTTGttatgatccaataatttttcaCTGATCAAGCCCCAATCCAATCCAATATTCGTGTATTTGATTCGATTCTCACATTATTACAATTGCTCATTTGGATTCAACTTTAGTTCTAAATGAATTAAAACATACGTTTGCTGTTGTTCATCAAAACATTTTGAAGCCCAATTTAATGACAATCCGTTGATTATCAATACACAAGCCCATTCCAAACAAATATTTGATCCAATACTGTTCATCTGAATCAATATATGACCCATGATTTCGAAATCAAGCTAAATTAGTGTTGATTTGGGTTGATGACTGAAAAACGATTATATCCGAAGATTGAGTTAGCTACTTGTGAAAGGAACGAAAGTCAAAGAACGTCTGGAGTCAATGATTCTATTTTGGAACCGGCAAATGAAGCGAACAATAGAAGAAGGTTTCGATTGTAATGGATTTTTGGAATCGTATTAAGTGCTTATGGTCGAAATAATCTTCAATTTTGGAATCAAGGGATTGTTGTTCGAATCTGTGTGTGAATTATGATTTGGAGTCGATTTTGTGCCTGTATGTGTGTTCATTCGCGTCTACAGGAAAGATGATTTTGGAAAGAACTGTGTTAATGTACAAAGGGTCCCTGTGTTTGGATACGATGAGTCGATTCAGAGGTTGGATGAATGACTAAGAAGTTACTGTTCATTGGATAGGCTTCGTATGCTTCGTGTTCGTTAGATTGAAAGAGGAAAATTCGTTAATATGGTGCAATGAAGTTTCATACGAagaggagagagaaaattttgggTGAAGATGATTTCGTACGAAAGGGAGAGAGAATGAAAAAGGGGAGAgagaatgaaaattttgggtgaaGATGATTTCGTACAAAACTTCTTCATCCAATGCATATACAACATCTTCAGATGCATAATTTCCACCGGGGTTCGACCAACAACACCAAAAATTGAACTCACTGCCTCGGAGACAACGAAAAGGAAAGAAAGCAGCATCTGAAGCATCAACACCAAATTAAATCGTTGATCCGGTCAACGAAATTATCGGCATCCACATTGTGAACAAAGTAGAGGTGAAAGAGAGAAAATGATATAGGGATGAAAAATTGCGTCTTAcacgaaaaaaaaaaatgaagaaaggaaaactaaatTGTTGGACCTGAAGATACATGAGAGAGACATGAAGTTTTTTCTCAACCCGCATGATCACTTGACAGGAGGGATTCTATGAGAGGGATTCTACGAATGGTGTTTGAACGGAAACGacaaattacataaaaatatggttaggagttttaaaattttcttgattattatttaattttaattgttgcttttttatttttaatgttgttgtctttttttttattatgttttttttctaattatctttttttatttatcgtgtatttttttatttgtattaatattttttaattaaaaaatgttatgttttatttaattttatattttctaatttaattaaattaaaaataataatgtgACAATGAGTTGAGTGTGTTGgaaaatatgttatttttatgtgttatgagtttaaaaagatgaaaaaaagagaaagaaaaataGATGTAAAGCTGATGTGACATGTGATAGTGGGTCTACTAGATTGAGTGGTTTCCACTCCTACCACgttaataaatcatttaaaaatacAACTATGCATGactgcaaaaaaaaaatattttactaTATATATCCCTTTGTGATATGAGAATTATAaacttaatttcaaattttaattttgtataacatatataaaaatctttttagttttaatttaagtTTTAATCATTTGCGATCATGTTTAGAAAAAAATTTCTCTTAGTGAGTatcaaatattttctttttagttATTTCGAAATACAGGCTTTCtcgaacctttttttttttttttttgtgtaaggGAATAATATTTTTAGTTGATATATACATGATCTATAATGAAAAAACATGTTTTGTAGTTATTTTATAAATACTAAAAAGTAATTAGTGACATTTCTAATCATTTATCAACAAAAGTTAGGTGATGAAAAAAATTAGTCACATTTATACATGATCTATAATGAAAAAACATGTTTTGtagttattttataaataaaaaaaagttagtcACTCTTATACATGACTTGTATTGCAACATTAAGTCAAGAAATGGTTTGTCTCCTTTTTATTAAAAAGCAGGGGCTTAATCATTAATTAAGTAAGAGAGTAAAATTGAAATCCATACCTGCTCTTGCTCTTGGTTACTCTGGTCTGATTCATCATTTcctctacaatcaactgaaatCTCCAAAAGTGCCCCCAGATCAAAATTTGTGGTGATAGGTGTGAATACATTTGTAAACCTCTTACATCTCGTAATGATTATCTTTTCAACAACTTGAAAGCCACGAAAGAGGGGACGAGAGTTATCTGCACCTTTTATCCTCCACACCTCTCTTAGCTTCATTGAATTCTCCACATTGATGTTTCTTAAGCTGCTGTTGTTGTCTTCTTCTCCAATTACACTGGCACAATCCAAGTCGATGTTGAACAACTCTTCAATGGAACCACATTTCTCGACTATAAGCTCTTCAAGATGATGCAGCAGAGACATGGGATTGTGTGGAAATAGATTCACAAGTTTATCACAATTTCTCACTTTAATCTCTCTCAACTTAACTTTCTCACCTCTACTAAGCTCACTAGGCCATATTTCCTTTAAATTCTCCATGTCATGAATTTCAAGTATATCCAACTTAGGAATCACAACCTGCCAAATAATTATCCTTTAATAGCCACATCCAAACACTAACACATCATACAATCAAAATACAGATATATTCTGAAACTTTTAGTTGAAAAGATTGTTTAAAATGTATTAACATAAACTATATGTATATGTACCTCTTCTTTCAACAAACTAGATGCTTCCAACTTGTTCCGCGGATAAATGCTTGTGAAACCCGGAATGCTGTAAAGCTTCATTTGCACAAGTTCTGGTAGCTCAATTGCGTTGACATTAAGACACAAACCCAATAGGTTTGGCAGCCCATGCAAATATAAAAGCTTCAGCTTGGGGAATGTAATTGTATCTCCTTCACTACCCCCGGTATGTATGAGTTCTTCCATATTATCGCATTTGTAGACTTCAAGATGCTCAAGCTTTGACAAAGTATTTGCAACACCAAGTGTGAAGAGGTGTTTCAACTCTGCACACTCTGAAACGACAAGGACTCTTAAATTGTAGAACGAAGAGGACTTCACCTTAACATCTGAAAGATGATACATATCCCCCACACTTAAACAAAGAACCTCCGTTTTCTCAAACAACCCGTTCATTCGGGATTCCAATAGTTCGCCTTTGTCAATGGCCAACTTCAACGTGTTTTCGTATGAGTGCCTGCTTTTACTGAAAGATCCATCTAAAGAACGTCCCACTGAGATCTTGAATCGTTCAAGATTCTCAAAGGATATATTCTTCACTTGAGCATTGTATTTAAACAACTTAGATTCTAGTGCAAGAAGGTTTTTTGAACGCTCTGCCATTTCATTGCAGTTTTCATCTGTCAAGCTAACGGCCTGTCCATACAGACGATTAACACCCATATAAAGCTCTTCAAGTTTGACCAAATTTTTTAAGACACCATTATCTATACGAAGACCTTTACAATTTGTCAAATCTAGTAGCCTTAGCTTCTTCAAATTTCCAATTGTAGATGGTAACCATTCAATGTTAGAATTAGCAAAGCTGAGCACTTCCATGTTGAGAAGATTACCAATTGAAGAGCAATCAAACATCCTTAATGAACAATAATGGAGATGAAGCACTCGAACGTTAGTGGAGCATTCAAGTGATGAGGGAAGCAATGGATACATCAATTTATCATATGATATTACCTGAACCTTTTCCATCTTTCCATAAAAGTCTTCAGGAAAGCTCAGCGACTTATCTCCATGCATAAGTTTCAAAATTGAAAGGTTTGGATAGTTGAGGTCTTTAGGAAACTTAGACATACCCTTGCATGTTAATGAAATTCTTTTACAAGAGTTGCTGGTATCATTTTTCTCTGGCCACTCTGACATGTTACCATGGTTGACAATTGAAGCATGCTCGACTTCTGAAAACATATGCAAAACAAAATCACGCACCACATCGTGCATCTTGACGCACCCAAAGTAATCACTTCCAAATAACAAATTTGTCTCCCTAAGCCGCTCAGTGCAGGTGTTGAGCCTGTTTCTTGCTTCACTTATAGTTTTTGCTTCTATAAATAATTTCAAGCCCCATCCATACCTCATCAACTCCTCAGTAGGAATATCAAAATCTTCAGGAAATAAAGCACAAAGTAAAAAAATAGATTTAGTAACCTCATCTTGGAGATTGTCATAGCTAATTTTAAAAACTTCACGCACAACTTCTTCACTACCAATCTTATGATTCTCCAGACGAGAAAGTGCAACGTCCCATGCAGACTTGCTTCTACCTTTAAGACTTAAGGCAATGGTTTTGATGGCAATGGGCAAACCTTGACATCTACTTGCAATACTATCTGCTATCCTATTGAAAGCAGGATCCAGGTCATCATCACCCGCATTTTTAGCAAACTGGCGGAACAAACTTTGTCCTTCTACAGCTGTTAAAACTTTTATATTGAGAATTGAATTGGCTTCGGCTCCCATCAGAGTGCAAACATGTGAATCTCTTGACGTCAACAAGACCTTGAAGTTGACACCTTTATTTGGCAGAGGACTTAAACCAATATCTTCAAGATCAACAAACTGCCATACATCATCAAGTATTACAAGGAACTTATTCTTTCCTCCATCGTCCTCGAACCATTTACGAAGCTTATCAGCTCTTGCTTCTTTAGTGTTTTCTTTCAGCTCAATAGAGAGGTAATCTGCTACAGCTTGCTGAATAGCAATAGGGTTTGTCTTCTCTCCTATGACCACTTGAACAATAATATTGAACATTTTCTTTTGTTCCACGACCTCCTTCAGCTTCTTCATCATCGTGGTCTTCCCCACTCCGCCCATCCCCCATAAGGCTATTATGTGGGATTTTTGGACGGGTTCAAGTGCTTCTAGTGCTTTCCTAAAAATTTGCTCTCTTGAAGGGAAGACATCATGATGATCACTTGATGCTGCAGAGGTGGATGCAATCATGGAACCAACTCTTCCCAGGGGAACAGGTTCATCAGTCCAGATAATCAGCGAATTTTGTCTCGTTAGACTTTCGATCTGCTCAGTTATCTTGAAGGCTTTCTGTCCAAGCTTGTGCCTGATCCTGAGACTACAACAACTGATGACATCAATTGGAAAGTTTGCAACATTCGCTCTGATCCCTTCTACTTGGTCCAACCAATCCTTAATTTGAGATGGAATCTGAAGATGATTTCTTGTGTTCCGGCTAATGTGTTCCTCTGCACTGATTCTTGAGGTATTTAACTCTGTCATTTTCATTTGCATGTCCCTCACATATTTTCTGCAGGAAATCATGTAGCCTACATGGTCTGTAAGGGGAACCAAGGCCGTTTGAGCAATTGGATTAATAATGGCACCAACAATCCCTGTTGGGTCAACAACTGAATCCACAATCGCCATTGCTTAATATTTTTACTTTTAGTTGCCCCTACACATATAAAAGCGACCGAATTAGAAATTGAATTCAATGCAACTTGATTGGAAATCTATGACTGAGCAATTACAAGAATATGCTAGATTCATTTCACTGAGAAAGGTTGTTAGCATATATTGATGATCTAAAATGTAAAAAGAACCATCTCATAAACTAAAATGAATTATAGATAATGTTTTgacatttaaaatttaaaacttaGGTAAAAATTAAGTCCTGATTGCAaagaatacacacacacacaccaatttATACAACTATCTCCTGTAACAAGCTTAATGTTTCTTAACATTTAATCAATTAatataaaacatcaaataaaacAGTAATATAATCGTGTGGTTGTTGCATAATATGGTAGAAAATGTAGTTGGTTACATTAAACTACTGAAAGAACATGTTGCATGAAATAATAAATGGTGAATGTATCTTGTATTATTTGCAATTAACCCAATCATAAAACATGTTAATTAGGTCGAAAGTTGAACAAAATATATTCAATCTTTACAACTTATTAAATTGTCAGAAATCTAAgactattattttaatattataccaTTAGAGATTATAACGATTGGCAACCAAATCCTTGAACCGTTTGAGTAAGAGTGAATGATTGTTATACCCTCACCCTCAAATGCACAAGTATgcagaaaaagaaaataattattcGTTTGAGAACTTCTCTTAAATGTAATTGtaaatatacaaactataaaatacttgaataacatttttttatataaataatgataCAATTATATTTGATCAATCaatgagaaagaaaaagtttaACAAATTAAATCACTCAGATTTTGATTTCACTATGTTACCAAATCAACAAGACCGTAGAATTTGCATCTTCTTTAACAATAGGAGGGAAAGAcagtgataaaaaaaaaaaaaagaaccaatTGAGAATCTATTTCACACTATCTACAACAATCAAGCCTCAGGTTAACGAatacatgtacttagcaaaagcACCACAACAGACAATCAAATTGTACGATACGTGAATCAGAGAAACAGAGAAAGTACTGGGTTCACAATCAGAGCAAATCAATATAAATTATTTTAGCAAGTCCAACAATCTAATGAACAGATGCATCGAACCAATCACGCCCAATAAGAAATCATCAATTTCAAGACTGAAACATAAGGTTGTTCGTTGATTCCTTTGCAAccgagaaaaaaaaaagaactataGATATTATAAGAACTCTGATGTCAAATGCTTTTACCAAATTGAAGAGCAGCTCCCCTCATGTTAAATACTTTAAAGTTTAACAAAGTTGTTCGTTGATCCATGATGTCAAATGCTACCAAATTGGAAGAGCAGTTTCCTTGAATTTAGTGTAACAATAGTTGAATTACAGTCGGGACGACTAAGTAGAAGGAGGTGCGTACAGATAGAGACGCCAATAAACGGCAGTGGCGATGAAGTGCCGAACTTGGGATAAGAGGGTGCGACTGGCGATGACGTCGATGAACAGCGGTGGCGAGGAAGTGGGGAGAAGTGCAAATTGGTAAATGTGTTATGTGTGGATACATAAACCttcaattttcatttaattacccaattaaaaaaaattataaatttagaaAGAAACGCAACTACCTCTAGTTTTTCATACTATAGAAAAATTAATATGACTGTAATTgacattttaaacttttttttttttttgaaattgctaatgattatatataaaaaGGGCCAAAACTAGCAAGGAACTAGTCTGCGAGAAAAGAAACATTACATGTACAAAATATTAACAAGTTACAAACATAAGAAGGGAGAAACTAATTAATATGAAAAACATAAGAAGGGAGAAACTAATTAACATGAAAAATATCCACATCAAAATTTAATCTAAGTTTTAAAAAATTCTAATGTTTTTAGAGTGTTTTAGTCAAACTAACTAATAGATGACATCTGAAAATTGAAGAATATAGTTTTTATTGTTAGGAAAAGTTAGTTAACTTTTAATGGTATAAGTCATATAAAAACCAAAAGTTAAAAAGATGGAAAAGGATATTTGAAGTGGTTTTTGGATTATGaatgttttatttaaaataaaagttaaactCTCTTGCTGcttaacaagtttttttttttttttttttttttttttttttttttttttttttaattaaaaactaaaagttGTTAAAAACTTTGAACCGAACACATCTTAATTAtcctaaaaaaaaacaaaacatattttatataaatattttaatttgtattttttttttttgattttaatttttttatttttgatactTCAGTATTTTTTAGTGTATGAATTTTTATTATACataaaaaaagtatatatatcaaaaaacacTGAAATGAAATGTTATAATAAACATCGTCCATGATGGTCTATCTCTTCTAGAACAAACAAGCAAACAACGCACATGAGGGTGTTAAGATCGTCACATTTTCGACTAAGATTCCATCTAGAAGGGAACATGTTAAGTACAATTCTCCAAACAAGAATATTAACCTTCTTAGGAAGGAATTTATACCACCTAGTTTCCATAATGTTATAAGGAAGAGTCAAATTGTCAATGTGCAACCTGATTTCCTTAATAGAGAAAAAAACATATTTGTCTAAAAACCATCTCTAATGGTCTCGATCATTAGAAAAACATATGCCTTGCAACAACATTAAAAGATCTTCAAGTTGACGGCTACTGACCCCTCCACGTATAGGCCGAGACCAAGACCAATTCCACCCATCATACCACTCACACCAACAATTTTGTTGAAATTACAAACAAAACAATCTTGCGAATCTAACATTAAGTGGTAAGTCACCTAGCCAAACATCGTGCCAGAAGCGCGTAGATTTCCATCACCCACCTTTCTTTTGTAAGAAAGAATGAAgctgtaacatcccgatgatgaAGTCTTTGGTCCAAACGCCATGCGTTTGGCATAAAACGCTGGACGTTCTATGATGGACGCCAGGCGTTTGCACGCAAagaccaaaccctaatttgtagAGTTcataccctatttaaagaacattatggtCTCAAAACCCTTCACCACTCCAACCTCCATCCTCATTTTGAAAACCCTAAGTGTGTATGAGAGTTTGAAGCCTTGGTTCATCTTTTTGGTATCATTTATTGTTCTTGATAAGAGAAGGAAGATCTTTGGAGTATAGTGGTTGCTCTCTAACTTGTGGATCTGGACTATTGACATCTTGGAgcatcattttgaggtataaagttcaaatcttGATGTCTCGTTTGTTAGATCTTGATTTAGGGCTAGTTTGTgtactttttggtcccaaagactTGATCTTTCATAGTTTGGAATGCTTCAGAGGTTTGGACTGTCCTTTCAAGCATAATAGTGTGTctagaatcataaaaatgcaatatTAGGTCTTCATAATCTTCCATGCAACAGTTTTGGAGcgaaaaattttgcaactttatggatttagacGTTCCATTAtgattggatctgaagtttggacatGATATCTTAAGCCTTTAAGATATTGGTTTGGAAGTTGGTAATCAACGAGCAAACGCCAACCGTTTGCATGGGAATGCCCAACGTTCGAACGCTAGGCGTCATATAGTTAGGGAGATGCAGCCTCGACAAGTTTGTCACCGATACTCGAGGTTGTTGACCTAATGCGGTCAGGTTTGGGTTGCAGTTTCCGGTGGGATTAGGAAGATAGTGCTGGAGGAGGCTTATAAGTCTCACTTTTCTATTCACCCGGGAACCACCAAGATATATCGGGATTTGAGATTAAGCAattggtggccgtgtatgaagagaGAGGGGGTTTTTGACCCGATGCGGTTAGGTTTGGGTTGCAGTTTCCAGTGGGATTAGGAAGATAGTGCTGGAGGAGGCTTATAAGTCTCGCTTTTCtattcacccgggagccaccaagatatATCGGGATTCAAGATTAAGCAATTGGTGACTGTGTAAGAAGAGAGAGATGACCTCATATGTCAAGACGTGCTTGACCTATAGGATGGTCAAAAACGAGCATCAAAGGTCATATGGGAAGTTACAGcttttggaggttcccatgtggaagtgcaAACAGATCACtgtggattttatcaccaaattacctcGAACGACTAAGGGATTTGAGGCGAATTAGGTGATTGTGGATCTTCTGAACAAAAGTGCTCACTTCTTAGCAATTCGAGAGAGTTctttggccgagaaattggccgatttaTATGTACGGCAGATTGTCGCTCGACATGGTATTCCTCTCTCCATTGTATCGGATCGGGATGTTCGGTTCACATCTCgttttttggcagaagttccatgaggaattggatacgagactgcattttagcacaacttatcatccacaGACTAATGGCCAGAGTGAGTGGACCATTCAGACACTAAATGACATGTTGAGGGTCTGTGTCAATACTTAGAAAATAACGATTTATGTACACATCCTCTGTTTATTGTACCTTTGATCTATGGGATATTCTGATATGGAACAATACTTTGAAAACAATGATATTATAAACATTCTATGATTTGTGGttgttttaaaaggtttaaatttcttgtgatttttttgttgggatgttacaagttggtatcagagtcttggtttgagcgaattggaaGAACatccgtgtgaatccagtctcaaactaaggagcTGTAAAGGCTTTAAaaatgaccgtacacatcctctgcTTTATGTACTTTTGATCTATGAGATACTCTGATATTGAACAATactttgaaaacaatgattttgtaaacattctatgatttggagttgttgtaaaaagtttaaattttttgtgatttttgttttaggatgtTGCACCCTTTCCGTGCATGTAATTTATGGATCCTTCTATCCATAAATTTACTGGATGAGCATAAACTTACTTTCAAAACCTTTGAACTTTCACTATTATCTTCCTTAACTTACTTTCAAAACCTTTGAACTTTCACTATCATCTTCCTTTTACATCATGTCTTTCTGTTGAATACCTCATGGTGGGCTTCATGTAC containing:
- the LOC111915505 gene encoding uncharacterized protein LOC111915505 — translated: MAIVDSVVDPTGIVGAIINPIAQTALVPLTDHVGYMISCRKYVRDMQMKMTELNTSRISAEEHISRNTRNHLQIPSQIKDWLDQVEGIRANVANFPIDVISCCSLRIRHKLGQKAFKITEQIESLTRQNSLIIWTDEPVPLGRVGSMIASTSAASSDHHDVFPSREQIFRKALEALEPVQKSHIIALWGMGGVGKTTMMKKLKEVVEQKKMFNIIVQVVIGEKTNPIAIQQAVADYLSIELKENTKEARADKLRKWFEDDGGKNKFLVILDDVWQFVDLEDIGLSPLPNKGVNFKVLLTSRDSHVCTLMGAEANSILNIKVLTAVEGQSLFRQFAKNAGDDDLDPAFNRIADSIASRCQGLPIAIKTIALSLKGRSKSAWDVALSRLENHKIGSEEVVREVFKISYDNLQDEVTKSIFLLCALFPEDFDIPTEELMRYGWGLKLFIEAKTISEARNRLNTCTERLRETNLLFGSDYFGCVKMHDVVRDFVLHMFSEVEHASIVNHGNMSEWPEKNDTSNSCKRISLTCKGMSKFPKDLNYPNLSILKLMHGDKSLSFPEDFYGKMEKVQVISYDKLMYPLLPSSLECSTNVRVLHLHYCSLRMFDCSSIGNLLNMEVLSFANSNIEWLPSTIGNLKKLRLLDLTNCKGLRIDNGVLKNLVKLEELYMGVNRLYGQAVSLTDENCNEMAERSKNLLALESKLFKYNAQVKNISFENLERFKISVGRSLDGSFSKSRHSYENTLKLAIDKGELLESRMNGLFEKTEVLCLSVGDMYHLSDVKVKSSSFYNLRVLVVSECAELKHLFTLGVANTLSKLEHLEVYKCDNMEELIHTGGSEGDTITFPKLKLLYLHGLPNLLGLCLNVNAIELPELVQMKLYSIPGFTSIYPRNKLEASSLLKEEVVIPKLDILEIHDMENLKEIWPSELSRGEKVKLREIKVRNCDKLVNLFPHNPMSLLHHLEELIVEKCGSIEELFNIDLDCASVIGEEDNNSSLRNINVENSMKLREVWRIKGADNSRPLFRGFQVVEKIIITRCKRFTNVFTPITTNFDLGALLEISVDCRGNDESDQSNQEQEQTDILSEEETLQEATASISNVVFPPCLMHSFHNLHKLKLDNYEGVEVVFEIESESPTCRELVTTHNNQQQPIILPYLQELYLRNMDNTSHVWKCSNWNNFFTLPKQQSESPFHNLTTINIEFCRSIKYLFSPLMVELLSNLKKLHIERCDGIEEVVSNRDDEDEEMTTSTHTTTNLFPHLNSLTLRFMRNLNSIGGGGAKDEGSNEISFNNTTTTTAVLDQFELSEAGGVSWSLCQYSREIIIYECHALSSVIPCYAAGQMQKLQVLTVMYCDGLKEVFETQLGTSSNKNRKSGGDEGNGGVPRVNNNVIMLPNLKILRIENCDGLEHIFTFSALESLRQLQELKIEDCYRMKVIVKKEEDEYGEQQTTTTTTKGASSSSSSSSSSKKVVVFPCLKSIVLVNLPELVGFFLGKNEFQMPSLDKLIITECPKMMVFAAGGSTAPQLKYIHTELGRHALDQESGLNFHQTSFQSLYGDTLGPATSEGTTWSFHNLIELYMEFNDDVKKIIPSSELLQLQKLEKIHVSWCDGVEEVFETALEAAGRNGNSGIGFDESSQTTTTTLVNLPNLGEMKLRGLDCLRYIWKSNQWTAFEFPNLTRVEISVCNRLEHVFTSSMVGSLLQLQELRIWNCSQIEVVIVQDADVSVEEDKEKESDGKTNKEILALPHLKSLKLQLLQSLKGFSLGTAFEFPKLTRVEISNCNSLEHVFTSSMVGSLSQLQELHIDYCRQMEEVIVKDADVCVEEDKEKESDGKTNKEILVLPRLKSLTLEWLPCLKGFSLGKEDFSFPLLDTLSISRCPAITTFTKGNSTTPQLKEIETNFGSFYAAGEKDINSLIKIKQQDFKQDSD